Within Canis aureus isolate CA01 chromosome 34, VMU_Caureus_v.1.0, whole genome shotgun sequence, the genomic segment ACCTGCTGCTGCTCTACTGTAAGTATGAGTATTTTGACCTGGCGGCGGATGTCCTGGCAGAGAATGCCCATTTGACCTACAGGCTTCTCACCCCCTATCTCTATGACTTCTTGGATGCCATGATCACCTGCCAGACGGCTCCGGAAGAGGCTTTCGTTAAGCTTGACGGGCTGGCAGGGATGCTGACCGAACAGCTCCGGAGACTCACCATCCAAGTACAGGAAGCAAGACACAATAGAGACGATGAAGCTGTCAAGAAGGCAGTGAATGAGTATGATGACACCCTGGAGAAGTACATCCCCGTGTTGATGGCCCAGGCAAAGATCTACTGGAACCTTGAGAATTATCCAATGGTGGAAAAGATCTTCCGCAAATCTGTGGAATTCTGTAATGACCACGATGTGTGGAAGCTGAACGTGGCTCACGTCCTGTTCATgcaggaaaacaaatacaaagaagCCATCGGTTTCTATGAGCCCATAGTCAAGAAGCATTATGACAACATCTTGAACGTCAGTGCTATCGTGCTGGCTAACCTGTGTGTTTCGTACATTATGACAAGTCAGAATGAAGAAGCTGAGGAGTTGATGAGAAAGATTGAGGAGGAAGAGCAGCTGTCCTACGATGACCCCGATAAGAAAATCTACCATCTCTGCATTGTGAATTTGGTGATAGGGACACTCTATTGTGCCAAAGGAAATTATGACTTTGGTATTTCTCGGGTTATCAAAAGCCTGGAACCTTATCATAAGAAACTGGGAACTGACACCTGGTATTATGCCAAAAGATGCTTCCTGTCCTTATTAGAAAACATGTCAAAACATACGATCATGCTCCGTGACAGTGTTATTCAAGAATGTGTCCAGTTTCTAGAACAATGTGAACTTTATGGCAGAAACATTCCTGCTGTTATTGAACAACccctggaagaagaaagaatgcaCACTGGAAAGAATACAGTCACATACGAGTCCAGACAGTTAAAGGCTTTGATTTATGAGATTATAGGATGGAATATATAGTTATGTCTGATAGAATATCTTTTATCATAatacctttatatatattttgtggttTTATCTATATTTAgctatagatatttatatttagcaTCTTTACATTTGTCACATGTTAAACTGTATATTTGAAAAGTCATATTAATTAGATTAAATAATCTTATTGTAACTTTTGACACCTagaataatatatgaaaaatcaaaACTGATTGGGACTCTGCATTTGTTAGAACTTGTAGtgcctttttcttctcctttgttaTCATATGTGTCTGGTTGTATTTAGAGTCCCCTGCACATGGATTATAATTTCCAGGGGCATGGCACTATCAAACCCAGTTTGATAGTGTAGTTAACATGTAGGATTTCTAGGCTTTTACTGTTAAGTTTTAGGGATTGTGTGTTCCTTTCTCACAATTTACTCTTTAATTTGGAATATACACACATTTTGCATAGAGTTTAAGATGTTTTGGCAGGGTTTTTCAATATAGATGTAACACTTTCTGTAACCAAAATTCCTTAGGTGATAAatgtttgggtttctttttctgttttttttttttttttttttaatgtacaaattTAGAGGGATATCTTGTGCCCTTAG encodes:
- the LOC144304469 gene encoding intraflagellar transport protein 70B; the protein is MAGLGGAHVPDGEFTAVVYRLLRDARYAEAVQLLGAELQRSPRSRAGLSLLGYCYYRLQEFALAAECYEQLGQLHPELEQYRLYQAQALYKACLYPEATRVAFLLLDNPAYRGRVLRLQAAIKYSEGDLPGAKSLVEQLLSAEGGDDSGGDGEPDGQVNLGCLLYKEGQYEAACSKFFAALQASGYRPDLSYNLALAYYSRRQYAPALKYIADIIERGIRQHPELGVGMTTEGIDVRSVGNTLVLHQTALVEAFNLKAAIEYQLRNYEAAQEALTDMPPRSEEELDPVTLHNQALMNMDTRPTEGFEKLQFLLQQNPFPPETFGNLLLLYCKYEYFDLAADVLAENAHLTYRLLTPYLYDFLDAMITCQTAPEEAFVKLDGLAGMLTEQLRRLTIQVQEARHNRDDEAVKKAVNEYDDTLEKYIPVLMAQAKIYWNLENYPMVEKIFRKSVEFCNDHDVWKLNVAHVLFMQENKYKEAIGFYEPIVKKHYDNILNVSAIVLANLCVSYIMTSQNEEAEELMRKIEEEEQLSYDDPDKKIYHLCIVNLVIGTLYCAKGNYDFGISRVIKSLEPYHKKLGTDTWYYAKRCFLSLLENMSKHTIMLRDSVIQECVQFLEQCELYGRNIPAVIEQPLEEERMHTGKNTVTYESRQLKALIYEIIGWNI